A genomic segment from Nicotiana sylvestris chromosome 1, ASM39365v2, whole genome shotgun sequence encodes:
- the LOC138872169 gene encoding uncharacterized protein, translated as MNVMPWFADVANFLVTGIIPCELSSNQRKKLKRDSLEFYWDEPYLFNICTDGVIRRCVPEEEKLSILEACHSFPYGGHHGRARMASKVLSCGFYWPTLFKDVGGLVKRCDECQRAGGISKKDEMPLNIILEVDTFDV; from the coding sequence atgaatgttatgccatggtttgccgatgttgctaatttccttgtgaccggtataatcccatgtgagctctcttctaaccaaaggaagaagctcaaaagGGATAGTTTGGaattctattgggatgagccatacttgttcaatatttgcacggatggtgtgatccgaaggtgtgtcccagaggaggagaaattgagtatcttggaggcttgtcattcctttccttatggtggccatcatggaaGGGCGAGGAtggcttctaaagttcttagttgtgggttttattggccaactttgttcaaagatgtaGGTGGTTTGGttaagagatgcgacgaatgccaaagagcgggtggaatttcgaagaaagatgagatgcctctcaatatcATCCTTGAGGTTGATACTTTTGATGTAtag